Proteins from a genomic interval of Phreatobacter oligotrophus:
- a CDS encoding phasin, with protein MSGKAPGGYEIPQEMREFAEKSVEQARKAFDGFVGAAQRTVSAMETSAGTVQANAQEVGRKAISFAETNVAASFEHAQRLVQARDMAEVMEIQQQFLKDQLKTMEEQARELGQAAKRSRPDSSEPV; from the coding sequence ATGAGCGGCAAGGCCCCTGGCGGCTATGAGATCCCGCAGGAAATGCGGGAGTTCGCCGAAAAGAGCGTCGAACAGGCGCGCAAGGCCTTCGACGGCTTTGTCGGCGCAGCGCAACGCACGGTCTCGGCCATGGAGACATCCGCCGGGACGGTGCAGGCCAATGCCCAGGAAGTCGGCCGCAAGGCGATTTCCTTCGCCGAGACCAATGTGGCCGCGAGCTTCGAACATGCCCAGCGCCTCGTCCAGGCGCGCGACATGGCCGAGGTCATGGAGATCCAGCAGCAATTCCTGAAAGACCAGCTGAAGACCATGGAGGAGCAGGCCCGCGAACTGGGCCAGGCCGCCAAGCGCAGCCGGCCGGATTCCTCGGAACCGGTCTGA
- a CDS encoding phasin, which yields MSQAAKAPKTEKPATAAQVFPFPTFDMTKFEMPKFEMPKFDGAAFDLSKMEVPAAMREAADKAVAQMKDGYAKMKAAAEETTDLVEDTYVTASAGMKDFHLKSLEAARTNMNASFDHARDLMGAKSLAEVIELQTAFVRKAFETMQTQGKDLTALAQKTATETIEPVKEKVGKVLKTATA from the coding sequence ATGAGCCAGGCTGCCAAAGCCCCCAAGACCGAGAAGCCGGCCACCGCCGCCCAGGTCTTCCCCTTCCCGACCTTCGACATGACGAAGTTCGAGATGCCCAAGTTTGAAATGCCGAAGTTCGACGGCGCTGCCTTCGACCTCTCCAAGATGGAGGTCCCGGCCGCCATGCGTGAGGCCGCCGACAAGGCGGTGGCGCAGATGAAGGACGGCTACGCCAAGATGAAGGCCGCCGCCGAGGAGACCACGGACCTCGTCGAGGACACCTACGTCACCGCCTCCGCCGGCATGAAGGACTTCCACCTGAAGAGCCTCGAGGCCGCCCGCACCAACATGAACGCGAGCTTCGACCATGCCCGCGACCTCATGGGCGCCAAGTCGCTCGCCGAGGTGATCGAGCTGCAGACCGCCTTCGTCCGCAAGGCCTTTGAGACCATGCAGACCCAGGGCAAGGATCTCACCGCCCTCGCCCAGAAGACCGCCACCGAGACCATCGAGCCGGTCAAGGAGAAGGTCGGCAAGGTCCTCAAGACCGCCACGGCCTGA
- a CDS encoding aldehyde dehydrogenase family protein gives DEEEVVERANNTPYGLASYVQSGSIEKARKVSARMRAGTVYINYPAWDAGAPFGGYKQSGNGREYADFGLAEFLEIKGTVGYGAA, from the coding sequence GGGACGAGGAAGAGGTCGTGGAGCGGGCGAACAACACGCCCTATGGCCTCGCCTCCTATGTCCAGTCGGGCTCCATCGAGAAGGCCCGCAAGGTCTCGGCGCGGATGCGCGCCGGCACGGTCTACATCAACTATCCCGCCTGGGACGCCGGTGCGCCCTTCGGCGGCTACAAGCAGTCGGGCAACGGCCGCGAATATGCCGATTTCGGCCTCGCGGAGTTCCTGGAGATCAAGGGCACGGTCGGCTACGGCGCGGCCTGA
- a CDS encoding ion transporter yields MIDTLRRLIENPRFERFIIALIIINAVTLGLETSPTAMSQFGSTLVAIDTVILAIFVAELVARIAVRRGAFFRDPWSLFDLFVVAIALIPATDSLSVLRALRVLRVLRLITSIPSLRRVVGGLIAAMPGMGSIGLLLGIIFYVFAVVVTKLYGEALPDQFGSLGASAYTLFQAMTFDDWSNGIVKPLTEKGFTFGWFVIILFMVVSAFMALNLFIGVVVTALDTDAAETSGATSAGPPADMAQRLDAVMAELALLRAQLAEQGAATAASSIASTSPPRA; encoded by the coding sequence ATGATCGACACGTTGCGCCGCCTCATCGAAAACCCGCGCTTCGAGCGCTTCATCATCGCGTTGATCATCATCAACGCCGTCACCCTGGGCCTGGAGACCAGCCCCACGGCGATGAGCCAGTTCGGATCGACGCTGGTCGCCATCGATACCGTGATCCTTGCCATCTTCGTGGCCGAGCTCGTGGCCCGCATCGCGGTGCGCCGCGGCGCCTTCTTCCGCGACCCCTGGAGCCTGTTCGACCTCTTCGTCGTCGCCATCGCGCTGATACCGGCCACCGATAGCCTGTCGGTGCTGCGCGCGCTCCGCGTCCTGCGGGTCCTCCGGCTGATCACCTCCATTCCCTCGCTGCGGCGCGTGGTCGGCGGCCTCATCGCCGCCATGCCCGGCATGGGCTCGATCGGCCTGCTGCTCGGCATCATCTTCTACGTCTTCGCCGTGGTGGTGACGAAGCTCTATGGCGAGGCCCTGCCCGACCAGTTCGGCTCGCTCGGGGCCTCGGCCTATACCCTCTTCCAGGCCATGACCTTCGACGACTGGTCGAACGGCATCGTCAAGCCGCTCACCGAGAAGGGATTCACCTTCGGCTGGTTCGTCATCATCCTGTTCATGGTGGTCTCCGCCTTCATGGCGCTCAACCTCTTCATCGGCGTGGTGGTGACGGCGCTCGACACCGATGCCGCCGAGACCAGCGGTGCCACGTCCGCCGGTCCGCCCGCCGACATGGCCCAGCGGCTCGACGCGGTCATGGCGGAGCTCGCCTTGCTCAGGGCTCAGCTGGCCGAGCAGGGCGCCGCCACGGCCGCAAGTTCCATTGCATCCACAAGCCCGCCTCGTGCGTAG
- a CDS encoding pyridoxamine 5'-phosphate oxidase family protein, which translates to MSEPSPVIADTGTLRDLYGEPGETAARKIRDRLDAHCRRFIALSPFLTIASTSETGTDCSPRGDAPGFVHVVDDNTLMLPDRRGNNILDTLQNVLARPEVGLLFFVPGLNETLRVNGRARIVTDPAVLQSMAIKGTIVPSSAMEITIDQVYFHCGRSILRADLWNPEKKVGRDAFPTLGVVLADQIAGVDAGATDKRLEAAYTTNLY; encoded by the coding sequence ATGAGCGAGCCTTCCCCCGTCATCGCCGATACCGGCACCCTGCGCGACCTCTATGGCGAGCCGGGCGAGACTGCGGCCCGCAAGATCCGGGACAGGCTGGATGCCCATTGCCGCCGCTTCATCGCGCTGTCGCCCTTCCTGACCATCGCCAGCACCAGCGAGACCGGCACGGACTGCTCGCCGCGCGGCGATGCGCCGGGCTTCGTCCATGTCGTCGACGACAACACGCTGATGCTGCCCGACCGGCGCGGCAACAACATCCTCGACACGCTGCAGAACGTGCTGGCGCGTCCCGAGGTTGGCCTGCTGTTCTTCGTCCCCGGCCTCAACGAGACGCTGCGCGTCAACGGCCGGGCGCGGATCGTCACCGATCCCGCGGTGCTGCAGTCCATGGCCATCAAGGGCACGATCGTGCCGAGCTCCGCCATGGAGATCACCATCGACCAGGTCTACTTCCATTGCGGCCGGTCGATCCTGCGCGCCGACCTCTGGAATCCCGAGAAGAAGGTGGGCCGGGACGCTTTCCCGACGCTGGGCGTGGTCCTGGCCGACCAGATTGCCGGCGTCGATGCGGGTGCGACCGACAAGCGGCTCGAGGCCGCCTACACGACCAATCTCTACTGA